A stretch of the Aphis gossypii isolate Hap1 chromosome 2, ASM2018417v2, whole genome shotgun sequence genome encodes the following:
- the LOC114121821 gene encoding sodium channel protein para isoform X2 → MSIADTDSSFSSEEKSLFRPFTRESLRAIEQRIAEDHAKQKELEEKRAEGEVRYEDEDEDEGPQPDATLEQGAPLPVRLVGTFPPELASVPLEDIDPYYHNQKTFVVISKGKDIFRFSATDGLWALDPFNPIRRVAIYILVHPIFSVTIITTILTNCVFMIMPPTPTIEASEVIFTGIYTFESAVKVMARGFILEHFTYLRDAWNWLDFIVIALAYVTMGIELGNLAVLRTFRVLRALKTVAIVPGLKTIVGAVIESVKNLRDVIILTIFSLSVFALLGLQIYMGVLTQKCIKYFPLDGSAGNLTNENWFAFMSNKSNWQPNEDEPDEYRLCGNGTGAGQCDEGYMCIQGFGGNPNYGYTSFDTFAWALLSAFRLMTQDNWEALYQQVLRAAGPWHMFFFIVIIFLGSFYLVNLILAIVAMSYDELQKKAEEEEAAEEEAIREAEQAAKDREVRRQAHEERVAERAERARHVTQHPKSPSDFSSQSYDNMFGGGQDRGIGNDHHREKNMSLRSMSITSHDKHSDTGSVDRQSGKTRKASLSLPGSPFNIRRASRGSHQLSHRNGRPRFTGADTKPLVLNTLLDAEEHLPYADDSNAVTPMSEENGAIIVPVSYANFGSRHSSYTSHTSRITYTSHADLFKPPMTKERQLRSRSARNYFNPSDQRYHRDDDYDTSSMSKSKQKVDECGYSDSQKHTVVDMRDVMVLNDIIEQAAGRQSRGSEKAVSTVYVFPTDEDAVDGEDEEEENEEPTFREKFQVWLLKFIDTFCVWDCGWPWLKFQQGLAFIVFDPFVELYITLCIVVNTLFMALDHHEMDPKLDFILNKANVFFSATFGVEAALKLMAMSPKYYFQMGWNIFDFIIVILSVVELLSAGYQGLSVLRSFRLLRVFKLAKSWPTLNLLISILGRTIGALGNLTFVLCIIIFIFAVMGMQLFGKNYTEKMYLFKDHELPRWNFTDFLHSFMIVFRVLCGEWIESMWDCLHVGEPTCIPFFLATVVIGNLVVLNLFLALLLSNFGSSNLSVPTADSDTNKITEAFERIGRFNKWVKTHILNFLKALRLKITNQISVQTSGRDRDIDLPVDETIVDVIAPFKDTKEPVEMTIGDGMEFTIPGDVKQKIKKNQVGNSIGNHQGNKVGNDYKKESFDLDSLKC, encoded by the exons ATGTCCATTGCTGACACCGATTCTTCATTCTCCAGTGAAGAAAAAAGCCTATTCCGTCCGTTCACCCGCGAATCACTGAGGGCCATCGAACAACGCATAGCTGAAGATCATGCTAAACAGAAAGAACTTGAGGAAAAAAGAGCTGAAGGGGAG GTTCGGTATGAGGACGAGGACGAAGATGAAGGTCCCCAGCCGGACGCTACTCTGGAACAAGGAGCTCCGCTGCCGGTCCGTTTGGTCGGCACGTTTCCACCGGAATTAGCGTCCGTACCTCTCGAGGATATCGACCCTTACTATCACAATCAAAAA ACTTTTGTAGTAATTAGCAAAGGAAAAGATATCTTCAGGTTCAGCGCCACCGATGGCCTCTGGGCACTCGACCCCTTCAACCCTATCCGCCGGGTGGCTATTTACATATTAGTCCACCCGATATTTTCTGTAACAATCATCACTACTATACTTACAAACTGTGTGTTCATGATAATGCCCCCAACTCCGACTATTGAAGCGTCTGA AGTAATATTTACCGGCATCTACACATTCGAATCGGCTGTGAAAGTAATGGCCCGAGGTTTCATATTAGAACACTTCACCTATCTTAGAGATGCATGGAATTGGCTAGACTTCATTGTTATTGCATTAGC TTACGTTACTATGGGTATAGAACTTGGAAATTTAGCGGTTCTTCGAACATTTCGAGTACTGCGAGCGCTCAAAACTGTAGCCATTGTGCctg gATTAAAGACTATCGTTGGAGCTGTGATAGAATCCGTGAAAAACCTCAGGGATgtcattatattaacaatattttcactATCTGTGTTCGCATTACTGggattacaaatttatatgggcgtattaacacaaaaatgtataaaatattttcctctTGACGGCTCAGCTGGAAATTTAACCAATGAAAATTGGTTTGCGTTCATGTcgaataaat CTAACTGGCAACCTAATGAAGATGAACCAGATGAGTATCGATTATGTGGGAACGGTACTGGCGCTGG ACAATGCGATGAAGGTTATATGTGTATCCAAGGCTTTGGAGGAAATCCTAACTATGGATACACAAGTTTTGATACATTTGCGTGGGCTTTACTATCGGCATTTAGATTAATGACCCAAGACAACTGGGAAGCATTATACCAACAG GTGTTAAGAGCTGCCGGACCATGGCATATGTTCTTCTTCATTGTGATTATATTTCTCGGTTCGTTTTATCTTGTCAATTTGATATTAGCCATCGTAGCAATGTCGTACGACGAATTGCAGAAAAAAGCTGAAGAAGAAGAGGCAGCCGAAGAAGAAGCTATCAGG GAAGCGGAACAAGCGGCTAAAGACAGAGAGGTCCGGAGGCAAGCTCACGAGGAAAGAGTGGCGGAACGTGCGGAGAGAGCGCGACACGTCACCCAACATCCGAAATCGCCTTCGGACTTTTCGAGCCAAAGTTACGACAATATGTTTGGCGGTGGTCAAGACCGAGGGATTGGCAATGATCATCATAGAGAGAAAAATATGAGCCTGCGATCGATGTCGATCACGAGCCATGACAAACATTCGGACACCGGGAGTGTGGATAGGCAGAGCGGCAAAACAAGAAAA GCAAGCCTTAGCCTGCCGGGATCGCCGTTCAACATCCGGCGGGCGTCGCGTGGCAGTCACCAACTGTCACATCGGAACGGTAGACCGAGGTTTACCGGAGCGGATACCAAGCCATTAGTCTTAAACACGTTACTCGACGCGGAA GAACATTTACCGTATGCCGACGACTCAAACGCAGTGACGCCCATGAGTGAGGAGAACGGTGCCATCATCGTACCCGTATCATACGCGAACTTCGGTTCGAGGCACAGCAGTTACACGTCACACACGTCCCGAATTACGTATACGTCGCATGCGGATCTGTTCAAACCGCCTATGACCAAAGAGAGGCAGTTGAGGTCGCGGTCGGCCAGAAACTATTTCAATCCATCTGATCAGAGATACCATCGAGAC GACGATTACGATACGAGTTCCATGTCCAAATCGAAACAAAAAGTGGACGAGTGCGGTTACAGTGATTCACAAAAGCACACGGTCGTCGACATGAGAG aTGTTATGGTGTTGAACGATATCATCGAACAGGCAGCCGGACGTCAGAGTAGAGGTAGCGAAAAAGCAG TGTCCACGGTGTACGTGTTTCCAACAGATGAAGATGCGGTCGACGGAGAAGACGAAGAGGAAGAAAATGAGGAACCCACTTTTCGTGAAAAGTTCCAAGTATGGTTATTGAAGTTCATCGACACGTTTTGTGTCTGGGACTGTGGATGGCCATGGCTCAAGTTTCAGCAAGGACTCGCATTCATAGTGTTTGATCCATTCGTCGAACTCTACATCACCCTGTGTATTGTAGTTAACACGTTATTCATGGCGCTCGATCATCATGAAATGGATCCCAAATTGGATTTCATACTCAACAAGGCTAACGTT TTTTTCAGTGCTACGTTCGGCGTTGAAGCAGCTCTGAAACTTATGGCTATGAGTCCTAAGTATTACTTCCAAATGGGCTGGAACATCTTTGACTTCATTATCGTAATTCTTTCTGTAGTAGAATTGCTCTCTGCGGGTTACCAAGGACTCTCCGTATTGCGTTCATTTCGTTtg CTTCGAGTATTTAAGTTGGCAAAATCTTGGCCCACACTTAAtcttttaatatcaatattgggTCGAACCATTGGTGCTTTGGGTAACCTAACGTTTGTGTTGTgcataatcatatttatattcgcCGTTATGGGTATGCAGTTATTTGGAAAAAACTACACAG aaaaaatgtacttattcaAAGACCACGAGCTTCCCCGGTGGAACTTCACCGATTTTTTGCACTCGTTTATGATAGTATTTCGAGTATTATGTGGTGAATGGATTGAATCAATGTGGGACTGCTTACACGTCGGAGAACCAACGTGTATACCATTCTTCTTGGCTACTGTTGTCATCGGTAACCTTGTG gtacttaATCTTTTCTTGGCGTTGTTGCTGAGTAATTTTGGCTCGTCTAATTTATCGGTGCCTACGGCTGATAGCGACACAAACAAGATCACAGAAGCATTTGAACGTATTGGCCGATTCAATAAATGGGTGAAAACGCATATTCTGAACTTCCTCAAAGCACTCCGACTGAAAATCACCAATCAAATATCGGTTCAAACGTCAG GTCGTGACAGAGATATTGACTTGCCTGTTGACGAAACAATTGTAGATGTTATTGCGCCATTTAAAGACACTAAGGAACCAGTAGAGATGACAATTGGTGACGGGATGGAATTCACGATTCcgg gtgatgtaaaacaaaaaataaaaaagaaccaAGTTGGGAATTCAATTGGAAATCATCAAGGGAACAAAGTTGGAAACGATTACAAAAAGGAAAGTTTCGACCTGGAtagtttaaa ATGCTAG
- the LOC114121821 gene encoding sodium channel protein para isoform X4, translated as MSIADTDSSFSSEEKSLFRPFTRESLRAIEQRIAEDHAKQKELEEKRAEGEVRYEDEDEDEGPQPDATLEQGAPLPVRLVGTFPPELASVPLEDIDPYYHNQKTFVVISKGKDIFRFSATDGLWALDPFNPIRRVAIYILVHPIFSVTIITTILTNCVFMIMPPTPTIEASEVIFTGIYTFESAVKVMARGFILEHFTYLRDAWNWLDFIVIALAYVTMGIELGNLAVLRTFRVLRALKTVAIVPGLKTIVGAVIESVKNLRDVIILTIFSLSVFALLGLQIYMGVLTQKCIKYFPLDGSAGNLTNENWFAFMSNKSNWQPNEDEPDEYRLCGNGTGAGQCDEGYMCIQGFGGNPNYGYTSFDTFAWALLSAFRLMTQDNWEALYQQVLRAAGPWHMFFFIVIIFLGSFYLVNLILAIVAMSYDELQKKAEEEEAAEEEAIREAEQAAKDREVRRQAHEERVAERAERARHVTQHPKSPSDFSSQSYDNMFGGGQDRGIGNDHHREKNMSLRSMSITSHDKHSDTGSVDRQSGKTRKASLSLPGSPFNIRRASRGSHQLSHRNGRPRFTGADTKPLVLNTLLDAEEHLPYADDSNAVTPMSEENGAIIVPVSYANFGSRHSSYTSHTSRITYTSHADLFKPPMTKERQLRSRSARNYFNPSDQRYHRDDDYDTSSMSKSKQKVDECGYSDSQKHTVVDMRDVMVLNDIIEQAAGRQSRGSEKADEDAVDGEDEEEENEEPTFREKFQVWLLKFIDTFCVWDCGWPWLKFQQGLAFIVFDPFVELYITLCIVVNTLFMALDHHEMDPKLDFILNKANVFFSATFGVEAALKLMAMSPKYYFQMGWNIFDFIIVILSVVELLSAGYQGLSVLRSFRLLRVFKLAKSWPTLNLLISILGRTIGALGNLTFVLCIIIFIFAVMGMQLFGKNYTEKMYLFKDHELPRWNFTDFLHSFMIVFRVLCGEWIESMWDCLHVGEPTCIPFFLATVVIGNLVVLNLFLALLLSNFGSSNLSVPTADSDTNKITEAFERIGRFNKWVKTHILNFLKALRLKITNQISVQTSGRDRDIDLPVDETIVDVIAPFKDTKEPVEMTIGDGMEFTIPGDVKQKIKKNQVGNSIGNHQGNKVGNDYKKESFDLDSLK; from the exons ATGTCCATTGCTGACACCGATTCTTCATTCTCCAGTGAAGAAAAAAGCCTATTCCGTCCGTTCACCCGCGAATCACTGAGGGCCATCGAACAACGCATAGCTGAAGATCATGCTAAACAGAAAGAACTTGAGGAAAAAAGAGCTGAAGGGGAG GTTCGGTATGAGGACGAGGACGAAGATGAAGGTCCCCAGCCGGACGCTACTCTGGAACAAGGAGCTCCGCTGCCGGTCCGTTTGGTCGGCACGTTTCCACCGGAATTAGCGTCCGTACCTCTCGAGGATATCGACCCTTACTATCACAATCAAAAA ACTTTTGTAGTAATTAGCAAAGGAAAAGATATCTTCAGGTTCAGCGCCACCGATGGCCTCTGGGCACTCGACCCCTTCAACCCTATCCGCCGGGTGGCTATTTACATATTAGTCCACCCGATATTTTCTGTAACAATCATCACTACTATACTTACAAACTGTGTGTTCATGATAATGCCCCCAACTCCGACTATTGAAGCGTCTGA AGTAATATTTACCGGCATCTACACATTCGAATCGGCTGTGAAAGTAATGGCCCGAGGTTTCATATTAGAACACTTCACCTATCTTAGAGATGCATGGAATTGGCTAGACTTCATTGTTATTGCATTAGC TTACGTTACTATGGGTATAGAACTTGGAAATTTAGCGGTTCTTCGAACATTTCGAGTACTGCGAGCGCTCAAAACTGTAGCCATTGTGCctg gATTAAAGACTATCGTTGGAGCTGTGATAGAATCCGTGAAAAACCTCAGGGATgtcattatattaacaatattttcactATCTGTGTTCGCATTACTGggattacaaatttatatgggcgtattaacacaaaaatgtataaaatattttcctctTGACGGCTCAGCTGGAAATTTAACCAATGAAAATTGGTTTGCGTTCATGTcgaataaat CTAACTGGCAACCTAATGAAGATGAACCAGATGAGTATCGATTATGTGGGAACGGTACTGGCGCTGG ACAATGCGATGAAGGTTATATGTGTATCCAAGGCTTTGGAGGAAATCCTAACTATGGATACACAAGTTTTGATACATTTGCGTGGGCTTTACTATCGGCATTTAGATTAATGACCCAAGACAACTGGGAAGCATTATACCAACAG GTGTTAAGAGCTGCCGGACCATGGCATATGTTCTTCTTCATTGTGATTATATTTCTCGGTTCGTTTTATCTTGTCAATTTGATATTAGCCATCGTAGCAATGTCGTACGACGAATTGCAGAAAAAAGCTGAAGAAGAAGAGGCAGCCGAAGAAGAAGCTATCAGG GAAGCGGAACAAGCGGCTAAAGACAGAGAGGTCCGGAGGCAAGCTCACGAGGAAAGAGTGGCGGAACGTGCGGAGAGAGCGCGACACGTCACCCAACATCCGAAATCGCCTTCGGACTTTTCGAGCCAAAGTTACGACAATATGTTTGGCGGTGGTCAAGACCGAGGGATTGGCAATGATCATCATAGAGAGAAAAATATGAGCCTGCGATCGATGTCGATCACGAGCCATGACAAACATTCGGACACCGGGAGTGTGGATAGGCAGAGCGGCAAAACAAGAAAA GCAAGCCTTAGCCTGCCGGGATCGCCGTTCAACATCCGGCGGGCGTCGCGTGGCAGTCACCAACTGTCACATCGGAACGGTAGACCGAGGTTTACCGGAGCGGATACCAAGCCATTAGTCTTAAACACGTTACTCGACGCGGAA GAACATTTACCGTATGCCGACGACTCAAACGCAGTGACGCCCATGAGTGAGGAGAACGGTGCCATCATCGTACCCGTATCATACGCGAACTTCGGTTCGAGGCACAGCAGTTACACGTCACACACGTCCCGAATTACGTATACGTCGCATGCGGATCTGTTCAAACCGCCTATGACCAAAGAGAGGCAGTTGAGGTCGCGGTCGGCCAGAAACTATTTCAATCCATCTGATCAGAGATACCATCGAGAC GACGATTACGATACGAGTTCCATGTCCAAATCGAAACAAAAAGTGGACGAGTGCGGTTACAGTGATTCACAAAAGCACACGGTCGTCGACATGAGAG aTGTTATGGTGTTGAACGATATCATCGAACAGGCAGCCGGACGTCAGAGTAGAGGTAGCGAAAAAGCAG ATGAAGATGCGGTCGACGGAGAAGACGAAGAGGAAGAAAATGAGGAACCCACTTTTCGTGAAAAGTTCCAAGTATGGTTATTGAAGTTCATCGACACGTTTTGTGTCTGGGACTGTGGATGGCCATGGCTCAAGTTTCAGCAAGGACTCGCATTCATAGTGTTTGATCCATTCGTCGAACTCTACATCACCCTGTGTATTGTAGTTAACACGTTATTCATGGCGCTCGATCATCATGAAATGGATCCCAAATTGGATTTCATACTCAACAAGGCTAACGTT TTTTTCAGTGCTACGTTCGGCGTTGAAGCAGCTCTGAAACTTATGGCTATGAGTCCTAAGTATTACTTCCAAATGGGCTGGAACATCTTTGACTTCATTATCGTAATTCTTTCTGTAGTAGAATTGCTCTCTGCGGGTTACCAAGGACTCTCCGTATTGCGTTCATTTCGTTtg CTTCGAGTATTTAAGTTGGCAAAATCTTGGCCCACACTTAAtcttttaatatcaatattgggTCGAACCATTGGTGCTTTGGGTAACCTAACGTTTGTGTTGTgcataatcatatttatattcgcCGTTATGGGTATGCAGTTATTTGGAAAAAACTACACAG aaaaaatgtacttattcaAAGACCACGAGCTTCCCCGGTGGAACTTCACCGATTTTTTGCACTCGTTTATGATAGTATTTCGAGTATTATGTGGTGAATGGATTGAATCAATGTGGGACTGCTTACACGTCGGAGAACCAACGTGTATACCATTCTTCTTGGCTACTGTTGTCATCGGTAACCTTGTG gtacttaATCTTTTCTTGGCGTTGTTGCTGAGTAATTTTGGCTCGTCTAATTTATCGGTGCCTACGGCTGATAGCGACACAAACAAGATCACAGAAGCATTTGAACGTATTGGCCGATTCAATAAATGGGTGAAAACGCATATTCTGAACTTCCTCAAAGCACTCCGACTGAAAATCACCAATCAAATATCGGTTCAAACGTCAG GTCGTGACAGAGATATTGACTTGCCTGTTGACGAAACAATTGTAGATGTTATTGCGCCATTTAAAGACACTAAGGAACCAGTAGAGATGACAATTGGTGACGGGATGGAATTCACGATTCcgg gtgatgtaaaacaaaaaataaaaaagaaccaAGTTGGGAATTCAATTGGAAATCATCAAGGGAACAAAGTTGGAAACGATTACAAAAAGGAAAGTTTCGACCTGGAtagtttaaagtaa
- the LOC114121821 gene encoding sodium channel protein para isoform X1: protein MSIADTDSSFSSEEKSLFRPFTRESLRAIEQRIAEDHAKQKELEEKRAEGEPLPWKRNKNKDVRYEDEDEDEGPQPDATLEQGAPLPVRLVGTFPPELASVPLEDIDPYYHNQKTFVVISKGKDIFRFSATDGLWALDPFNPIRRVAIYILVHPIFSVTIITTILTNCVFMIMPPTPTIEASEVIFTGIYTFESAVKVMARGFILEHFTYLRDAWNWLDFIVIALAYVTMGIELGNLAVLRTFRVLRALKTVAIVPGLKTIVGAVIESVKNLRDVIILTIFSLSVFALLGLQIYMGVLTQKCIKYFPLDGSAGNLTNENWFAFMSNKSNWQPNEDEPDEYRLCGNGTGAGQCDEGYMCIQGFGGNPNYGYTSFDTFAWALLSAFRLMTQDNWEALYQQVLRAAGPWHMFFFIVIIFLGSFYLVNLILAIVAMSYDELQKKAEEEEAAEEEAIREAEQAAKDREVRRQAHEERVAERAERARHVTQHPKSPSDFSSQSYDNMFGGGQDRGIGNDHHREKNMSLRSMSITSHDKHSDTGSVDRQSGKTRKASLSLPGSPFNIRRASRGSHQLSHRNGRPRFTGADTKPLVLNTLLDAEEHLPYADDSNAVTPMSEENGAIIVPVSYANFGSRHSSYTSHTSRITYTSHADLFKPPMTKERQLRSRSARNYFNPSDQRYHRDDDYDTSSMSKSKQKVDECGYSDSQKHTVVDMRDVMVLNDIIEQAAGRQSRGSEKAVSTVYVFPTDEDAVDGEDEEEENEEPTFREKFQVWLLKFIDTFCVWDCGWPWLKFQQGLAFIVFDPFVELYITLCIVVNTLFMALDHHEMDPKLDFILNKANVFFSATFGVEAALKLMAMSPKYYFQMGWNIFDFIIVILSVVELLSAGYQGLSVLRSFRLLRVFKLAKSWPTLNLLISILGRTIGALGNLTFVLCIIIFIFAVMGMQLFGKNYTEKMYLFKDHELPRWNFTDFLHSFMIVFRVLCGEWIESMWDCLHVGEPTCIPFFLATVVIGNLVVLNLFLALLLSNFGSSNLSVPTADSDTNKITEAFERIGRFNKWVKTHILNFLKALRLKITNQISVQTSGRDRDIDLPVDETIVDVIAPFKDTKEPVEMTIGDGMEFTIPGDVKQKIKKNQVGNSIGNHQGNKVGNDYKKESFDLDSLKC, encoded by the exons ATGTCCATTGCTGACACCGATTCTTCATTCTCCAGTGAAGAAAAAAGCCTATTCCGTCCGTTCACCCGCGAATCACTGAGGGCCATCGAACAACGCATAGCTGAAGATCATGCTAAACAGAAAGAACTTGAGGAAAAAAGAGCTGAAGGGGAG CCCTTGCCATGgaagagaaataaaaataaagac GTTCGGTATGAGGACGAGGACGAAGATGAAGGTCCCCAGCCGGACGCTACTCTGGAACAAGGAGCTCCGCTGCCGGTCCGTTTGGTCGGCACGTTTCCACCGGAATTAGCGTCCGTACCTCTCGAGGATATCGACCCTTACTATCACAATCAAAAA ACTTTTGTAGTAATTAGCAAAGGAAAAGATATCTTCAGGTTCAGCGCCACCGATGGCCTCTGGGCACTCGACCCCTTCAACCCTATCCGCCGGGTGGCTATTTACATATTAGTCCACCCGATATTTTCTGTAACAATCATCACTACTATACTTACAAACTGTGTGTTCATGATAATGCCCCCAACTCCGACTATTGAAGCGTCTGA AGTAATATTTACCGGCATCTACACATTCGAATCGGCTGTGAAAGTAATGGCCCGAGGTTTCATATTAGAACACTTCACCTATCTTAGAGATGCATGGAATTGGCTAGACTTCATTGTTATTGCATTAGC TTACGTTACTATGGGTATAGAACTTGGAAATTTAGCGGTTCTTCGAACATTTCGAGTACTGCGAGCGCTCAAAACTGTAGCCATTGTGCctg gATTAAAGACTATCGTTGGAGCTGTGATAGAATCCGTGAAAAACCTCAGGGATgtcattatattaacaatattttcactATCTGTGTTCGCATTACTGggattacaaatttatatgggcgtattaacacaaaaatgtataaaatattttcctctTGACGGCTCAGCTGGAAATTTAACCAATGAAAATTGGTTTGCGTTCATGTcgaataaat CTAACTGGCAACCTAATGAAGATGAACCAGATGAGTATCGATTATGTGGGAACGGTACTGGCGCTGG ACAATGCGATGAAGGTTATATGTGTATCCAAGGCTTTGGAGGAAATCCTAACTATGGATACACAAGTTTTGATACATTTGCGTGGGCTTTACTATCGGCATTTAGATTAATGACCCAAGACAACTGGGAAGCATTATACCAACAG GTGTTAAGAGCTGCCGGACCATGGCATATGTTCTTCTTCATTGTGATTATATTTCTCGGTTCGTTTTATCTTGTCAATTTGATATTAGCCATCGTAGCAATGTCGTACGACGAATTGCAGAAAAAAGCTGAAGAAGAAGAGGCAGCCGAAGAAGAAGCTATCAGG GAAGCGGAACAAGCGGCTAAAGACAGAGAGGTCCGGAGGCAAGCTCACGAGGAAAGAGTGGCGGAACGTGCGGAGAGAGCGCGACACGTCACCCAACATCCGAAATCGCCTTCGGACTTTTCGAGCCAAAGTTACGACAATATGTTTGGCGGTGGTCAAGACCGAGGGATTGGCAATGATCATCATAGAGAGAAAAATATGAGCCTGCGATCGATGTCGATCACGAGCCATGACAAACATTCGGACACCGGGAGTGTGGATAGGCAGAGCGGCAAAACAAGAAAA GCAAGCCTTAGCCTGCCGGGATCGCCGTTCAACATCCGGCGGGCGTCGCGTGGCAGTCACCAACTGTCACATCGGAACGGTAGACCGAGGTTTACCGGAGCGGATACCAAGCCATTAGTCTTAAACACGTTACTCGACGCGGAA GAACATTTACCGTATGCCGACGACTCAAACGCAGTGACGCCCATGAGTGAGGAGAACGGTGCCATCATCGTACCCGTATCATACGCGAACTTCGGTTCGAGGCACAGCAGTTACACGTCACACACGTCCCGAATTACGTATACGTCGCATGCGGATCTGTTCAAACCGCCTATGACCAAAGAGAGGCAGTTGAGGTCGCGGTCGGCCAGAAACTATTTCAATCCATCTGATCAGAGATACCATCGAGAC GACGATTACGATACGAGTTCCATGTCCAAATCGAAACAAAAAGTGGACGAGTGCGGTTACAGTGATTCACAAAAGCACACGGTCGTCGACATGAGAG aTGTTATGGTGTTGAACGATATCATCGAACAGGCAGCCGGACGTCAGAGTAGAGGTAGCGAAAAAGCAG TGTCCACGGTGTACGTGTTTCCAACAGATGAAGATGCGGTCGACGGAGAAGACGAAGAGGAAGAAAATGAGGAACCCACTTTTCGTGAAAAGTTCCAAGTATGGTTATTGAAGTTCATCGACACGTTTTGTGTCTGGGACTGTGGATGGCCATGGCTCAAGTTTCAGCAAGGACTCGCATTCATAGTGTTTGATCCATTCGTCGAACTCTACATCACCCTGTGTATTGTAGTTAACACGTTATTCATGGCGCTCGATCATCATGAAATGGATCCCAAATTGGATTTCATACTCAACAAGGCTAACGTT TTTTTCAGTGCTACGTTCGGCGTTGAAGCAGCTCTGAAACTTATGGCTATGAGTCCTAAGTATTACTTCCAAATGGGCTGGAACATCTTTGACTTCATTATCGTAATTCTTTCTGTAGTAGAATTGCTCTCTGCGGGTTACCAAGGACTCTCCGTATTGCGTTCATTTCGTTtg CTTCGAGTATTTAAGTTGGCAAAATCTTGGCCCACACTTAAtcttttaatatcaatattgggTCGAACCATTGGTGCTTTGGGTAACCTAACGTTTGTGTTGTgcataatcatatttatattcgcCGTTATGGGTATGCAGTTATTTGGAAAAAACTACACAG aaaaaatgtacttattcaAAGACCACGAGCTTCCCCGGTGGAACTTCACCGATTTTTTGCACTCGTTTATGATAGTATTTCGAGTATTATGTGGTGAATGGATTGAATCAATGTGGGACTGCTTACACGTCGGAGAACCAACGTGTATACCATTCTTCTTGGCTACTGTTGTCATCGGTAACCTTGTG gtacttaATCTTTTCTTGGCGTTGTTGCTGAGTAATTTTGGCTCGTCTAATTTATCGGTGCCTACGGCTGATAGCGACACAAACAAGATCACAGAAGCATTTGAACGTATTGGCCGATTCAATAAATGGGTGAAAACGCATATTCTGAACTTCCTCAAAGCACTCCGACTGAAAATCACCAATCAAATATCGGTTCAAACGTCAG GTCGTGACAGAGATATTGACTTGCCTGTTGACGAAACAATTGTAGATGTTATTGCGCCATTTAAAGACACTAAGGAACCAGTAGAGATGACAATTGGTGACGGGATGGAATTCACGATTCcgg gtgatgtaaaacaaaaaataaaaaagaaccaAGTTGGGAATTCAATTGGAAATCATCAAGGGAACAAAGTTGGAAACGATTACAAAAAGGAAAGTTTCGACCTGGAtagtttaaa ATGCTAG